From a single Solanum dulcamara chromosome 4, daSolDulc1.2, whole genome shotgun sequence genomic region:
- the LOC129884988 gene encoding uncharacterized protein LOC129884988 isoform X2, translated as MLKQSCVLNIGYEDKKIVMDQTPMRMKLQWNFSHILLNLAHIDREEWNHGCFDGILHPLAVKTMLKDAEDCEFILMLAVAVKIAP; from the exons ATGCTGAAGCAAAGTTGTGTGCTAAATATTGGCTATGAGGACAAGAAG ATTGTGATGGATCAGACACCCATGAGGATGAAATTGCAGTGGAACTTCAGTCATATCTTGCTAAACTTGGCTCACATTGATAG AGAGGAATGGAATCACGGATGCTTTGATGGAATCCTTCATCCACTGGCAGTGAAGACGATGCTGAAGGATGCTGAGGATTGTGAGTTCATCTTGATGCTTGCAGTGGCAGTGAAGATTGCTCCATAA
- the LOC129884988 gene encoding uncharacterized protein LOC129884988 isoform X1 translates to MEANEASCEINSSISRKQSKRSTSIVWNTFMKLPRTRDSERLKAQCQIVMDQTPMRMKLQWNFSHILLNLAHIDREEWNHGCFDGILHPLAVKTMLKDAEDCEFILMLAVAVKIAP, encoded by the exons ATGGAGGCTAATGAGGCTTCTTGTGAGATCAATTCGTCTATATCGAGAAAACAATCAAAAAGAAGCACTTCAATTGTTTGGAATACTTTTATGAAATTGCCTCGTACTAGAGACAGTGAAAGGTTAAAAGCACAATGTCAG ATTGTGATGGATCAGACACCCATGAGGATGAAATTGCAGTGGAACTTCAGTCATATCTTGCTAAACTTGGCTCACATTGATAG AGAGGAATGGAATCACGGATGCTTTGATGGAATCCTTCATCCACTGGCAGTGAAGACGATGCTGAAGGATGCTGAGGATTGTGAGTTCATCTTGATGCTTGCAGTGGCAGTGAAGATTGCTCCATAA